The following coding sequences are from one Anabaena sphaerica FACHB-251 window:
- a CDS encoding cation:proton antiporter — MVDIYILNLLVIGLLLLIVTLGSGWISRLPLSFSMIYLIVGVFLGPYGLGLIQLRRDELFNAELLERLTEFVVIVSVFSCGLKIVTLLKWKFWNITVRLIGLLMPISIFSLAAVGKLWLGMNWGEGILLGAILAPTDPVLASEVQLTDTNDQDELRFGLTSEGGLNDALAFPFVYFGIYAINDSNWHNWFGKWVAVDVIWAIAAGIVMGLIVPLAIVWIDKKIQKYRPADAVMEDIIAISTILLTYSLTEVVNGYGFLAVFVAGLAVQRSYTNPHKPLAQLEFLERLEKLLEVGLILLLGTILLWEPMFKYAAQSLLVISLLFLVIRPVGVWVSTIGKRPLNSHRRTFNPVTRSLFGWFGIRGIGSLYYLAYSLSKGLKGETAEQIAWITYTTVVISVIVHGISATPLMNWYESNIAQRTKSNIPAIIDEFE, encoded by the coding sequence ATGGTAGATATTTATATTCTTAATTTGTTGGTAATTGGTCTACTGTTACTGATTGTGACTTTAGGTTCAGGTTGGATTTCGCGCCTACCTCTTTCTTTTTCGATGATTTACCTAATAGTAGGCGTTTTTTTGGGACCTTATGGCTTAGGACTGATTCAATTACGTCGTGATGAATTATTCAACGCCGAATTACTGGAAAGATTAACTGAATTTGTCGTAATTGTTTCTGTATTTAGTTGCGGCTTAAAAATAGTTACACTTCTGAAATGGAAGTTTTGGAATATTACGGTGAGATTGATTGGATTGTTAATGCCAATTTCCATTTTTTCCTTGGCTGCTGTGGGTAAATTATGGCTAGGGATGAATTGGGGAGAGGGGATTTTATTGGGTGCAATTCTCGCACCAACTGACCCTGTATTAGCCTCAGAGGTGCAACTGACGGATACAAATGACCAAGATGAATTACGCTTTGGTCTGACTTCTGAAGGAGGATTAAATGATGCTTTAGCTTTTCCTTTTGTTTATTTTGGCATTTATGCCATCAACGATAGTAATTGGCATAACTGGTTTGGTAAATGGGTTGCAGTGGATGTAATTTGGGCGATCGCCGCTGGGATAGTTATGGGGCTGATTGTTCCCTTAGCCATAGTCTGGATTGATAAAAAAATCCAAAAATATCGTCCTGCTGATGCCGTGATGGAGGATATTATTGCTATTAGCACAATTTTACTAACTTATTCTTTAACAGAAGTTGTGAATGGCTATGGATTTCTGGCAGTATTTGTGGCAGGGTTAGCTGTCCAAAGGAGTTACACAAATCCCCACAAGCCACTTGCCCAATTAGAATTTCTTGAGCGATTAGAAAAGCTGTTAGAGGTTGGTCTAATCTTGCTCTTAGGAACAATATTATTATGGGAGCCAATGTTTAAATATGCTGCCCAATCTTTGTTAGTAATAAGTTTGTTATTTTTAGTTATTCGACCTGTAGGGGTATGGGTTAGCACCATTGGTAAACGTCCCCTAAATTCTCACCGGCGAACTTTCAATCCAGTGACTCGCTCGCTATTTGGTTGGTTTGGTATTCGGGGTATAGGTTCTTTATATTATCTTGCCTATAGCTTAAGCAAGGGCTTAAAAGGTGAAACTGCGGAACAAATTGCTTGGATAACTTACACAACTGTTGTCATCTCTGTGATTGTACATGGAATTAGTGCCACTCCGTTAATGAATTGGTATGAAAGCAATATTGCCCAGCGCACAAAGTCTAATATTCCTGCGATAATTGATGAGTTTGAATAA
- a CDS encoding saccharopine dehydrogenase family protein, whose amino-acid sequence MTYRVLILGGRGRIGSAVANDILTHTQADITITGRSPDTNLDLGERVKFLVLDLTEVEKLRDAIAQSDLVIHCAGPFHYRDTEVLEICIDQGSNYIDVSDHRSYTQKALNLHEKAVKAGVTAIINTGIFPGISNSLVSQVIAQFDVPEKIHLSYLVSGSGGAGVTVMRTTFLGLQHSFEAWINGEWRLIQPYTDREELIFPAPYRRSGVYWFDMPETITLPHSFPTVKTVITKFGSVPDFYNHLTWITAHIFPRWLMQKNQTIEFLSHVSHRMTDFSNIFTGIGVAVRAEVTGQKDDKTVVYTATLLHKNTAIASGVGTGSIAKLLLESKLKHPGVSPVEAALPTNLFTEIMQEREIEINYHWLTI is encoded by the coding sequence ATGACATACCGTGTATTGATTTTAGGTGGACGGGGACGCATTGGTAGCGCAGTTGCTAATGATATTCTCACCCACACACAGGCAGATATTACCATCACTGGACGTTCCCCAGATACGAATTTAGATCTAGGGGAGAGGGTAAAGTTTTTGGTGTTGGATTTGACTGAAGTTGAAAAATTAAGGGATGCGATCGCCCAATCTGATTTGGTTATCCACTGTGCAGGACCATTTCACTATCGAGATACAGAAGTTTTAGAAATCTGCATTGATCAAGGTAGCAATTATATTGATGTTAGTGACCATCGTTCCTACACCCAAAAAGCCCTAAATTTACATGAAAAAGCTGTTAAGGCTGGAGTTACCGCCATTATCAATACGGGGATTTTTCCCGGTATTTCTAACAGCTTAGTCAGTCAAGTAATCGCGCAATTTGATGTACCAGAAAAGATACATTTAAGTTATTTAGTATCTGGTTCTGGTGGTGCTGGTGTTACCGTGATGCGAACCACATTTTTAGGGTTGCAGCATTCTTTTGAAGCATGGATAAATGGTGAATGGCGTTTAATTCAACCCTATACAGATCGAGAAGAACTTATTTTTCCCGCACCATATCGACGCAGTGGAGTTTACTGGTTTGATATGCCAGAAACTATCACATTACCCCATTCTTTCCCCACAGTGAAAACTGTAATTACTAAATTTGGCTCAGTTCCTGATTTTTATAACCATCTCACTTGGATAACTGCCCATATTTTCCCTAGATGGTTAATGCAGAAAAATCAGACAATTGAATTTTTATCTCATGTTAGCCATCGCATGACCGATTTTAGCAATATATTTACTGGAATTGGCGTAGCAGTGCGAGCAGAAGTGACAGGACAAAAAGATGATAAAACAGTAGTTTATACTGCGACTTTACTCCATAAAAATACAGCCATTGCTTCTGGTGTTGGTACTGGTAGTATCGCCAAATTATTACTAGAAAGTAAACTTAAACACCCTGGAGTTTCACCTGTAGAAGCAGCATTACCTACAAATTTATTTACAGAAATTATGCAAGAACGGGAAATAGAAATAAATTACCATTGGCTAACAATATAA
- a CDS encoding ribbon-helix-helix domain-containing protein, giving the protein MKSMNIFLPDTMRDYIEEQVAQGGYSSEA; this is encoded by the coding sequence ATGAAAAGTATGAATATTTTCTTACCTGATACCATGCGCGATTATATAGAAGAACAGGTAGCGCAAGGAGGTTACAGCAGCGAAGCGTGA
- a CDS encoding PIN domain-containing protein encodes MKKVLFDSDVLLDILAQRQPFVVASAQALNTVMKKQVQGFVSGHAVTNIFYILRRKIGSEAARKLIENLLQHIQIASVTDEVIHQALQSPIKDFEDAVL; translated from the coding sequence TTGAAAAAAGTATTATTTGACAGCGATGTTTTGCTGGATATTTTAGCACAGCGTCAACCGTTTGTCGTTGCCTCAGCACAAGCATTAAATACAGTCATGAAAAAACAGGTGCAAGGCTTTGTTTCAGGACACGCTGTCACCAATATTTTCTATATTTTACGCCGTAAAATTGGTAGCGAAGCAGCACGTAAATTAATAGAAAACTTATTGCAACATATTCAAATTGCCAGTGTTACAGACGAAGTAATTCATCAAGCTTTGCAAAGTCCAATTAAAGATTTTGAAGATGCGGTACTTTAA
- a CDS encoding type II toxin-antitoxin system RelE/ParE family toxin — translation MRDLIDLATYIAEDSLDVSDRFLIAAEITFKQLAKTPAMGKLTDFPHPNLADIRQQSIKGFRKYLIFYRITESEIDILRVIHGAIDIETILDEDLEL, via the coding sequence ATCCGTGACTTGATAGATTTAGCTACCTACATAGCAGAAGATAGTTTAGATGTTTCTGACCGCTTTTTAATAGCAGCAGAAATAACATTTAAACAATTAGCAAAAACTCCAGCTATGGGGAAATTGACAGATTTTCCTCATCCCAACTTAGCAGATATTCGACAACAATCAATTAAAGGATTTAGAAAATATCTGATTTTTTATCGTATCACTGAATCAGAAATTGATATTTTGCGAGTTATTCATGGTGCAATAGACATTGAAACAATATTAGATGAGGATTTAGAACTATGA
- a CDS encoding type II toxin-antitoxin system ParD family antitoxin translates to MKSMNISLPDTMRDYIEEQVAQGGYSSVSEYFRELVRQDQKQKANERLQTMLLEGLNSGNTTEMTAQDWEDIRQAVREKTNKRQIAI, encoded by the coding sequence ATGAAAAGTATGAATATTTCCTTACCTGACACCATGCGCGATTATATAGAAGAACAGGTAGCGCAAGGTGGTTACAGCAGCGTTAGTGAATACTTTCGGGAATTAGTGCGACAAGACCAAAAACAGAAAGCAAATGAACGACTACAAACCATGCTCTTAGAAGGATTAAACTCTGGAAATACAACAGAAATGACTGCTCAAGATTGGGAAGATATTCGTCAAGCAGTTCGTGAAAAAACTAACAAACGTCAAATTGCAATTTAG
- a CDS encoding DUF4435 domain-containing protein translates to MEKVLELPTTTRETEKLSTNSSLLFIGANGSGKTRLGTWIDLQSPQSQKVHRISAQKSLSMPDSTTPVSIDKAENILLCGYPDINDANRVNYVRYKQNQRWQQKPAISLLNDYEKLMIYLFSDQTEENAKYRNAAKASEERIEPPATKLDKVKEVWEKILPHRELIISGLRIQTKVRDFPDNIYNSSEMSDGERVIFYLIGQCLAAPQDGIIVIDEPEIHLHKSIQAPLWAEIEKLRPDCLFVYITHDVDFAAAQESAEKIWLKSYDGNNWDWQRIEKVDGLPEELLLQILGSRKKVVFVEGKNGSFDITLYRSLLSNFLVIPQGSCTQVIESVKALKASNQLHHLQIYGIIDRDRRVENEIRELLNDGIYVLEVAEVENLFLTPEILELVSQTLERDPEDDLKKVSDYIFKALEDELELQISLRTAREIKFKLNLFDDKSKDETKLKEALDKLVADIDVSLIYNSSKRLFQEIVNMNNYKDLLKYYNRKSLAKRISGCFGLKDGELAQQVLRLAKGSKQNEIKNLLKQYFGEFSSHMD, encoded by the coding sequence ATGGAAAAAGTATTAGAGTTACCTACAACAACACGGGAAACTGAAAAATTATCAACTAACAGTAGTTTGTTATTTATTGGTGCTAATGGCTCAGGAAAAACTCGATTAGGTACTTGGATTGACTTACAATCACCACAAAGTCAAAAGGTACACCGTATTTCAGCACAAAAGTCATTATCAATGCCAGACTCAACAACACCTGTGTCAATTGATAAAGCAGAAAATATTTTACTGTGTGGATACCCGGATATTAATGATGCTAACAGAGTGAATTACGTCCGCTACAAACAGAATCAGAGATGGCAGCAGAAACCAGCTATTTCATTACTGAACGATTATGAGAAATTGATGATTTATCTGTTTTCTGATCAAACTGAGGAGAATGCAAAATACCGTAATGCAGCAAAAGCAAGCGAAGAACGTATAGAACCTCCTGCTACTAAACTCGATAAAGTAAAAGAGGTTTGGGAGAAAATTCTTCCTCATCGAGAATTAATTATTAGCGGGTTGCGAATACAAACTAAAGTCAGAGACTTCCCAGATAACATCTATAATTCTTCTGAGATGAGTGACGGAGAAAGAGTTATATTCTACTTAATTGGGCAATGTTTAGCAGCACCTCAAGATGGAATAATAGTCATTGACGAGCCAGAGATTCATTTACACAAATCTATTCAAGCTCCTTTGTGGGCTGAAATTGAAAAATTACGCCCAGATTGTCTTTTTGTATATATTACTCATGACGTTGATTTTGCCGCAGCACAAGAAAGTGCAGAAAAAATATGGCTGAAGTCTTATGATGGTAATAATTGGGATTGGCAACGGATTGAAAAGGTAGATGGTTTACCAGAAGAGTTGCTTCTTCAAATCCTTGGTAGTAGGAAGAAAGTTGTTTTTGTTGAAGGAAAAAATGGCAGTTTTGATATAACCCTTTACAGATCACTACTTAGTAACTTTCTTGTAATTCCACAAGGTAGTTGTACACAAGTTATCGAATCTGTTAAAGCTCTTAAAGCTAGTAATCAACTCCATCATTTGCAGATTTATGGAATTATTGATAGAGACAGAAGAGTTGAAAATGAAATTAGAGAACTTTTGAACGATGGAATTTACGTTCTAGAAGTCGCTGAAGTAGAAAACCTATTTTTGACTCCTGAAATTTTAGAACTTGTTAGCCAAACACTTGAAAGAGATCCCGAAGATGATTTAAAAAAAGTCTCTGATTATATTTTCAAAGCACTTGAAGATGAATTAGAACTGCAAATATCTCTAAGAACTGCTAGAGAAATCAAATTCAAACTCAATCTATTTGATGATAAATCTAAAGATGAGACAAAACTTAAAGAGGCTTTGGATAAACTTGTTGCAGATATTGATGTATCCCTTATTTATAACTCTAGCAAGCGCCTTTTTCAAGAAATAGTCAACATGAACAATTACAAAGATTTACTAAAGTATTATAATCGTAAATCTTTGGCTAAACGAATAAGTGGATGTTTTGGTCTCAAAGATGGTGAACTTGCTCAACAAGTTCTTAGATTAGCCAAAGGTAGTAAACAGAATGAAATTAAAAATCTGCTTAAACAATACTTTGGGGAGTTTTCTAGCCACATGGACTAA
- a CDS encoding phosphoketolase, which produces MTATTTKASSAIPNFCEGIQYFGEALPDFEKYGAKPVIESGQSAIASPTDTNAVYQTLLAADALRYLTLQITGSKASGHPGGFASQAEAYAALVMLGHKNIITEVGHHAPGFYSAMFLDRSLEDMGISTVQQLRDRFREKHGLLGHLSGYIPGILAPAGPLGQGQHFAMAAALLHRDKLFPFTLGDGGLGEPYIMSSMAHFNTAYPTVTNFLPVLVWNGYSQEHHSMVSLKTNAEMIAYWQGNGFAEVVLVNAKDFDDQNQAGEYVDSTAFSFANRLEFTKAVLVGMDKAARSALSGKLTVFIIKQLKGAGVHALGAKSHNLYPKDTLDAPHIATALQKRALSAAAWQIVRTNAERAGGGPAAKTVVTEFELPLADLGELPLEEYKVGAVPQVATTAMGRLVGIVGNKDKNFLVTNADGNEASGIANINQALKINHPTTDDLYNQAPGGQVYEPLSEDACAGLAAGLSLMGARTLWCSYESFAINGLPIWQTVTQAMAELRRQTPSTITLFTAGALEQGRNGWTHQRPEIEAYFASLMRTGNVFPLFPPDANSIQVCYNWALQTKNKGIVITASKSPLPIRSTFAQTEKGLIDGAVLLHEVAGGKTVVFAVIGDLTLIPVFEAAAFLETEGIGVKIVSIINPRRLYRPHDTAWDTCSEPDNGFLSDADFEQLFGGDALIGVTGGAAAMLEPIMLRSNSKRDSFAWKRGETTASAGELMAFNGLTAEALTKRAIELVH; this is translated from the coding sequence ATGACAGCTACTACGACAAAGGCATCTTCTGCAATTCCAAATTTTTGTGAAGGGATTCAATATTTTGGGGAAGCACTGCCAGATTTTGAAAAATATGGTGCAAAACCGGTGATAGAATCGGGTCAGAGTGCGATCGCATCCCCAACAGATACAAATGCAGTATATCAAACTCTACTCGCGGCTGATGCCTTGCGCTACCTAACTCTACAAATCACTGGTAGTAAGGCTTCTGGACATCCCGGCGGTTTTGCCAGCCAAGCGGAAGCTTATGCAGCTTTGGTCATGCTGGGACATAAAAACATTATCACGGAAGTGGGACACCACGCCCCCGGTTTCTATAGCGCCATGTTTCTAGACCGTTCCTTAGAGGACATGGGCATTTCTACAGTACAACAATTGCGCGATCGCTTTCGAGAAAAGCATGGATTATTAGGACACCTTTCCGGCTACATTCCCGGTATTCTCGCCCCCGCAGGACCCCTGGGACAAGGACAACATTTCGCCATGGCCGCAGCACTGTTGCACCGTGACAAACTTTTCCCCTTCACCCTGGGAGACGGGGGACTGGGTGAACCCTACATCATGAGTTCAATGGCGCATTTCAACACTGCTTACCCCACCGTCACCAACTTTTTACCCGTGTTGGTGTGGAACGGTTACAGCCAAGAACACCACAGCATGGTATCTTTGAAAACCAACGCAGAGATGATAGCCTATTGGCAAGGTAACGGTTTTGCCGAAGTCGTGTTAGTAAATGCCAAAGATTTTGACGACCAAAATCAAGCCGGTGAATATGTAGATAGTACCGCATTTTCCTTTGCCAACCGCCTAGAATTTACCAAAGCGGTATTAGTAGGTATGGATAAAGCTGCCCGTTCTGCACTTAGCGGGAAATTGACGGTATTTATTATCAAACAACTCAAAGGTGCAGGGGTTCACGCCTTGGGTGCAAAATCACACAACCTCTATCCTAAAGATACATTAGACGCGCCCCATATTGCTACCGCATTACAAAAACGGGCATTATCAGCCGCAGCATGGCAAATTGTGCGGACAAATGCCGAACGGGCTGGAGGTGGACCCGCTGCGAAAACAGTGGTGACAGAATTTGAATTACCCTTAGCAGATTTAGGGGAATTACCATTAGAAGAATATAAGGTTGGGGCAGTTCCCCAAGTGGCGACAACCGCAATGGGTAGGTTAGTGGGAATAGTAGGAAATAAGGATAAAAATTTCCTCGTGACTAATGCTGACGGTAACGAAGCTTCAGGAATTGCTAACATTAACCAAGCTTTAAAAATCAATCATCCCACCACCGATGATTTATATAATCAAGCCCCAGGTGGTCAAGTTTACGAACCTTTGAGCGAAGATGCTTGTGCCGGATTAGCTGCTGGTTTATCCTTAATGGGGGCGAGAACTTTGTGGTGTTCTTACGAATCTTTTGCTATCAATGGTTTACCAATTTGGCAAACTGTCACCCAAGCAATGGCAGAATTACGCCGTCAAACTCCCTCGACAATTACATTATTTACAGCCGGGGCTTTAGAACAAGGACGCAACGGTTGGACTCACCAAAGACCAGAAATTGAAGCTTATTTTGCATCTTTGATGAGAACAGGAAATGTCTTCCCATTATTTCCCCCAGATGCTAACAGTATTCAAGTCTGTTATAACTGGGCTTTGCAAACAAAAAATAAGGGCATTGTGATTACTGCTAGTAAGTCTCCTTTGCCAATTCGTAGCACCTTTGCCCAAACTGAAAAAGGCTTAATTGATGGTGCGGTGTTATTACATGAAGTGGCTGGTGGGAAGACTGTTGTATTTGCTGTCATTGGCGATTTGACTTTAATTCCTGTGTTTGAAGCGGCGGCTTTTTTAGAAACTGAAGGTATTGGTGTGAAGATTGTTTCTATTATTAATCCCCGCCGTTTATATCGTCCTCATGATACTGCTTGGGATACTTGTTCTGAACCAGATAACGGTTTTTTAAGTGATGCCGATTTTGAGCAATTGTTTGGTGGAGATGCCTTAATTGGTGTGACAGGTGGGGCTGCGGCGATGTTAGAACCGATCATGTTACGCAGTAATTCTAAACGTGATTCTTTCGCCTGGAAGCGTGGGGAAACTACCGCCAGTGCGGGTGAGTTGATGGCGTTTAATGGTTTGACTGCGGAAGCGTTGACTAAGCGGGCGATCGAGTTGGTGCATTAA
- the glgA gene encoding glycogen synthase GlgA, which produces MYIVQIASECAPVIKAGGLGDVVYGLSRELEGRGNTVELILPMYDCMRYDHIWGLHDAYLNLWVPWYGGAIHCSVYCGWVHGRVCFFIQPHSEDNFFNRGCYYGCDDDNMRFAFFSKAALEFLLQSNKKPDIIHCHDWQTGLIPVMLYEIYKYHGMEYQRVCYTIHNFKHQGMGGVETLEATNLNRPDYYFQYDKLRDNFNPFAINFMKAGINYSNAVTTVSPNHAIEAQTSEVGCGLGHTLHLQKEKFTGVLNGIDYDFWNPEIDPYISHNYNWHDFEQKAYNKKALQERLMLAHADKPIVAYIGRLDNQKGVHLVHHAMYYALSKGAQFVLLGSATEPAINAHFQHEKQFLNNNPDLHLELGFNEELSHLIYAGADMIVVPSNYEPCGLTQMIGLKYGTVPIVRAVGGLVNTVFDRDYDQNLPPEKRNGYVFYDMDNQALESAMARAIDLWYQQPEQFQQLAIQGMQYDYSWNVPGAEYLEIYDWIRHKW; this is translated from the coding sequence ATGTACATAGTACAGATTGCCTCAGAATGCGCTCCTGTAATCAAAGCCGGAGGGTTAGGGGATGTTGTTTACGGACTTAGCAGGGAACTAGAAGGACGAGGAAATACAGTTGAACTGATCCTACCCATGTACGACTGTATGCGCTACGACCATATTTGGGGGCTGCATGATGCCTACCTCAACCTGTGGGTTCCCTGGTATGGTGGAGCCATTCACTGTTCAGTATATTGCGGTTGGGTACATGGTCGGGTTTGTTTCTTCATTCAACCTCACAGCGAAGACAACTTCTTTAATAGAGGTTGTTATTACGGTTGTGATGATGATAATATGCGTTTTGCATTTTTCAGCAAAGCTGCTTTAGAATTTCTGCTACAAAGCAATAAAAAACCAGACATCATCCATTGTCACGACTGGCAAACAGGTTTAATTCCCGTCATGCTGTATGAAATTTACAAATATCATGGCATGGAATATCAAAGAGTTTGTTACACCATTCACAACTTTAAACATCAAGGTATGGGTGGTGTGGAAACTCTGGAAGCAACTAATTTAAATCGACCAGATTATTACTTCCAATACGATAAACTGCGGGATAACTTTAACCCCTTTGCCATCAACTTTATGAAAGCGGGGATTAATTACTCAAATGCAGTCACCACAGTTTCACCCAACCACGCAATAGAAGCCCAAACCAGTGAAGTTGGTTGCGGTTTAGGTCATACATTGCATTTACAAAAAGAGAAATTTACTGGAGTTCTCAACGGGATTGATTATGATTTTTGGAATCCCGAAATTGACCCTTACATTTCCCATAATTATAATTGGCATGATTTTGAACAAAAAGCATATAACAAAAAAGCTTTGCAAGAACGGCTGATGTTAGCCCATGCGGATAAACCCATTGTGGCTTATATCGGTCGATTAGATAATCAAAAAGGCGTGCATCTTGTCCATCATGCTATGTATTACGCCTTGAGTAAAGGAGCGCAATTTGTATTACTAGGTTCAGCGACAGAACCAGCAATCAATGCTCATTTTCAACATGAAAAACAATTTTTAAATAATAATCCAGATCTACATTTAGAACTGGGCTTTAATGAAGAATTATCCCACCTCATTTATGCTGGTGCAGACATGATAGTTGTCCCCAGCAATTATGAACCTTGTGGGTTAACTCAAATGATTGGTTTAAAATACGGTACTGTTCCCATTGTGCGTGCGGTTGGTGGACTGGTAAACACAGTATTTGACCGAGATTACGACCAAAATTTACCCCCAGAAAAACGCAATGGTTATGTATTTTATGACATGGATAACCAAGCGTTAGAATCAGCAATGGCACGAGCAATTGATTTGTGGTATCAGCAGCCTGAACAGTTCCAACAACTAGCTATTCAGGGTATGCAATACGACTACTCATGGAATGTTCCTGGAGCAGAATATTTAGAGATTTATGACTGGATCAGACACAAATGGTAA
- a CDS encoding WD40 repeat domain-containing protein yields MRTEGRRESKTVIRSCLSLGFLAVVALSIPVGQELSTHPAYAANEVITNSSDSESFANPRLLRTLQGHTGTVKSLNFSPNGKLLVSGGSENEPIIRFWNPQTGKKLGIINRAHQGSVDSILISPDGQTLVSCGSDYRINLWNLKNLEFSRSFVGHTTSVLSLVATPDSKILVSGGLDGIRLWDLKQQLPLATLVRFDNAIYTLAISPDGQTLASGDNKGVVKLWDLNSRKYIRQLKAHAQIVTGLAFTPDGQNLVSSSRDKTIKIWNVNNGVRVQTLTGHNNWVNTIAINPDGKVLASGGQDGIKLWDLTTGQLKNQPNENNNSVSAWAQPIKDIAFSPDGKILASGGLDDKINIWLHQ; encoded by the coding sequence GTGAGGACTGAAGGAAGAAGGGAAAGTAAAACTGTCATTCGCTCTTGTCTGAGCTTAGGATTTTTGGCAGTAGTGGCTTTGTCAATTCCCGTTGGACAAGAATTATCCACTCATCCTGCTTATGCTGCTAATGAAGTAATTACCAACTCCTCCGATAGCGAAAGTTTTGCCAATCCCCGACTGCTTCGTACTTTACAAGGACACACGGGAACTGTTAAATCACTCAATTTCAGCCCCAATGGTAAACTTTTAGTCAGTGGTGGCTCAGAAAATGAGCCGATAATTCGCTTCTGGAATCCTCAAACTGGCAAAAAACTGGGAATCATTAACAGAGCGCATCAGGGATCTGTGGACTCTATTTTAATTTCCCCAGATGGTCAAACCTTGGTCAGTTGCGGTAGTGATTACAGAATTAACCTTTGGAATCTCAAAAATCTAGAGTTTAGCCGTTCCTTCGTTGGACATACCACTTCTGTACTTTCATTAGTAGCGACTCCTGACAGTAAAATTCTTGTCAGTGGTGGTTTAGATGGGATTCGTCTGTGGGATTTAAAACAACAACTACCACTGGCTACGCTAGTCCGCTTTGATAATGCAATTTATACCTTGGCCATTAGTCCTGATGGGCAGACTTTAGCTAGTGGTGATAACAAGGGTGTTGTTAAGCTGTGGGACTTGAATTCTCGTAAATATATCCGGCAGTTAAAAGCCCATGCTCAAATTGTAACGGGGTTAGCTTTTACACCTGATGGCCAAAATTTAGTGAGTTCTAGCCGGGATAAAACTATTAAAATTTGGAATGTTAATAACGGTGTGCGAGTCCAAACCCTGACAGGACATAATAATTGGGTGAATACAATTGCAATTAATCCCGATGGAAAAGTCCTCGCTAGTGGTGGACAAGATGGGATTAAGTTGTGGGATTTAACTACAGGTCAGTTAAAAAATCAACCAAATGAAAATAATAATTCCGTGAGTGCGTGGGCGCAACCCATCAAAGATATTGCTTTTAGTCCTGATGGTAAAATACTAGCCAGTGGTGGATTAGATGATAAAATTAATATTTGGCTGCATCAGTAA
- a CDS encoding cytochrome c oxidase subunit 3, producing the protein MQSQIIDPAKIEQNHHHAAVDAHHEAHPDHRLFGLVVFLVAEGMIFMGMFGAYLAFRSTLPVWPPAGTPDLELLLPGVNTINLIASSFVMHNADTAIKKNDAKGMRTWLAITAAMGAIFLVGQVYEYTHLEFGLTTNLFASTFYVLTGFHGLHVTIGVLAILAVLWRSRTPGHYSNEQHFGIEAAELYWHFVDVIWIILFGLLYLL; encoded by the coding sequence ATGCAAAGTCAAATAATTGACCCAGCTAAAATCGAACAGAATCATCATCATGCGGCGGTAGATGCTCATCACGAAGCACATCCAGACCATCGCTTGTTTGGGTTAGTTGTGTTCCTGGTTGCTGAAGGAATGATTTTTATGGGGATGTTCGGAGCTTATTTAGCTTTCCGTTCTACCTTACCTGTCTGGCCTCCCGCCGGTACACCAGATTTAGAACTGTTGTTACCTGGTGTGAATACTATTAATCTGATTGCCAGCAGTTTTGTCATGCACAATGCTGATACTGCTATCAAAAAGAATGATGCCAAGGGAATGCGTACCTGGTTGGCTATTACTGCGGCTATGGGTGCGATTTTCTTGGTGGGGCAGGTTTATGAATATACCCATCTGGAATTTGGTTTAACTACCAATTTGTTCGCTAGTACATTTTACGTTTTAACTGGGTTTCACGGTTTACACGTCACTATCGGTGTTTTGGCGATTTTGGCAGTGTTGTGGCGATCGCGCACTCCCGGACACTATAGCAACGAACAGCACTTCGGTATTGAAGCCGCTGAATTGTACTGGCACTTTGTAGACGTAATTTGGATTATTTTGTTCGGATTACTCTATCTACTGTAG